From one Paenibacillus terrae HPL-003 genomic stretch:
- a CDS encoding response regulator transcription factor, whose amino-acid sequence MYKAMIVDDEPAIREGLTSIIDWRDCGFHIVDTAGNGREALDKFKEHQPELVIVDIRMPGMSGLEVIRSIREMNGEPFHFLILSGYADFDYARQAMGFGVDGYLLKPVDEEEMTTELKRVRRSIESEKEDGKWGSPPAHERDWIEILLFPVQEDRANHGALEHSAPLHGGTKQAEHPGQHPAPPALDWGSYQVVLLNLRIPDWDRQARQSAAKLRLTEMCREQGRGIVFEAGMYTGLLLPATVDTEENAAALLASWRQALKPWATEIYVAAGDPVGRLHDIPSSFEQALRLLERTFLFRAERVMLTSDLHDLETSDEGMCETTDKASDPMRYAEKLYYALDMSNREAAIRVLKEMEVQFPQVYRTEAEIKAAFAQTFTLALNKYAAGQEQSRTVLEEHSRLITDVYAYSTLGELLDRSVEHVVQWIGQTDSGGKETIMKQLIDFIHSHYDENLRLELLADMFNYNSGYLGKLFKSHTGEAFNAYLDKVRIERARELLAQGIRVHQVAGRVGYANADYFHGKFKKYAGMSPSSYRNRVQKNRGTDGD is encoded by the coding sequence ATGTATAAAGCAATGATTGTGGATGATGAGCCTGCGATTCGTGAAGGATTGACCTCCATTATTGATTGGAGAGACTGCGGCTTTCATATTGTAGATACTGCAGGGAACGGGCGCGAGGCATTGGATAAATTTAAGGAGCATCAGCCGGAGTTGGTCATTGTTGATATACGCATGCCGGGGATGAGCGGGCTGGAGGTCATACGAAGCATACGCGAAATGAACGGTGAGCCTTTTCATTTTCTCATTTTAAGCGGATATGCGGACTTTGATTATGCGCGGCAGGCGATGGGTTTTGGCGTAGATGGTTATTTATTAAAGCCTGTGGACGAAGAAGAAATGACGACAGAGCTGAAACGGGTACGGCGAAGCATTGAGAGCGAAAAAGAAGACGGCAAGTGGGGGAGCCCGCCTGCCCATGAGCGCGATTGGATCGAAATCCTGCTGTTTCCGGTTCAGGAAGATCGGGCTAATCATGGTGCATTAGAACACAGCGCCCCTCTCCACGGAGGAACGAAGCAAGCTGAACATCCTGGCCAGCATCCAGCGCCACCCGCTTTGGATTGGGGAAGCTATCAGGTCGTACTGCTGAATCTGCGGATACCTGACTGGGACCGGCAAGCTCGACAGTCGGCAGCCAAGCTGCGGTTGACGGAAATGTGCCGGGAGCAGGGCAGGGGGATTGTATTCGAGGCCGGAATGTATACAGGCTTGCTACTTCCCGCCACGGTCGACACAGAAGAAAATGCTGCTGCACTGCTGGCTTCCTGGCGACAGGCGCTAAAGCCGTGGGCAACGGAAATATACGTAGCTGCTGGCGATCCAGTGGGTAGACTGCATGATATTCCGAGTTCTTTTGAACAGGCACTGCGTCTACTGGAGCGTACTTTTCTTTTCCGGGCGGAAAGGGTGATGCTTACCAGTGACCTGCACGATTTGGAAACTTCGGACGAGGGAATGTGCGAAACGACGGACAAAGCCTCAGACCCCATGCGTTATGCAGAGAAGCTGTACTACGCGCTGGATATGTCCAATCGTGAAGCTGCAATACGTGTATTGAAGGAAATGGAGGTCCAATTTCCACAGGTCTATCGTACAGAGGCTGAAATCAAGGCGGCGTTTGCACAGACATTTACCTTGGCGCTGAACAAGTATGCGGCTGGACAGGAACAGAGCCGTACGGTGCTGGAAGAGCATTCCCGCTTGATTACGGATGTATATGCCTATTCAACCTTGGGAGAGCTGTTGGATCGGTCGGTGGAGCATGTGGTGCAATGGATTGGTCAGACCGATTCAGGTGGTAAGGAAACGATCATGAAACAATTGATTGATTTCATTCATAGTCATTATGATGAGAATTTGCGCTTGGAGCTGTTGGCGGATATGTTTAATTACAACAGCGGCTATTTGGGCAAATTGTTCAAAAGTCATACGGGCGAAGCTTTTAACGCCTATCTGGACAAGGTGAGGATCGAGCGGGCAAGGGAATTGCTTGCACAGGGGATCAGGGTGCATCAGGTGGCAGGACGTGTCGGATATGCCAATGCCGACTATTTTCACGGCAAATTCAAAAAATATGCGGGGATGTCGCCTTCCTCCTACCGTAATCGGGTTCAGAAGAACAGAGGAACGGATGGCGATTGA
- the cydB gene encoding cytochrome d ubiquinol oxidase subunit II, which translates to MSLNDLWFLLIAVLFTGFFFLEGFDFGVGMATGLVPRNDQQKRLMINTIGPFWDANEVWLITAAGAMFAAFPHWYATMFSGYYLVFVLILLGLILRGVSFEFRGKAEGKWWTGTWDACILLGSFLPPMLFGMAFAALVKGVPIQQNMDLKAGFSDVFNGYTVWIGLTVVGMCLMHGLTFISLRTIGEVRDRARVIASKFLPILGVLLAGMVVWTYVATDFFVRRGPYMYAAVAVGIIAYVLAWYFLKQRREGWAFGMTGAIILLTFVSLFVGLFPRFMVSSINSAFDLTIYNASSSHYTLKAMTIVAATLLPFVLAYQAWSYFVFHKRLSEKDHLEY; encoded by the coding sequence TTGTCTTTAAATGATTTGTGGTTCTTATTGATTGCTGTGCTGTTCACCGGCTTCTTCTTCCTGGAGGGCTTCGATTTTGGCGTGGGCATGGCTACAGGTCTGGTGCCGCGTAATGATCAGCAAAAACGCTTGATGATCAATACGATTGGTCCATTCTGGGATGCTAACGAAGTATGGTTGATCACAGCAGCAGGTGCGATGTTCGCGGCTTTCCCGCACTGGTATGCGACCATGTTCAGCGGATATTATCTAGTATTTGTACTTATTCTGCTTGGCTTGATTTTACGCGGCGTTTCCTTTGAGTTCCGGGGTAAGGCAGAAGGAAAATGGTGGACAGGGACGTGGGATGCCTGCATTCTGCTTGGTAGCTTTCTGCCACCGATGCTATTCGGTATGGCATTTGCGGCTTTGGTGAAGGGTGTACCTATTCAGCAAAACATGGACTTGAAAGCCGGATTCTCCGATGTGTTTAACGGATATACCGTATGGATTGGACTGACTGTGGTTGGGATGTGCCTGATGCATGGGCTGACGTTTATTTCTCTGCGGACGATTGGAGAAGTACGGGATCGTGCTCGTGTGATTGCGTCAAAATTCCTTCCGATATTAGGTGTTTTGCTGGCGGGTATGGTGGTATGGACTTATGTTGCAACAGACTTTTTCGTACGTCGCGGCCCTTATATGTACGCCGCAGTTGCAGTGGGGATCATCGCCTATGTGCTGGCATGGTATTTCCTGAAACAACGCCGCGAAGGCTGGGCCTTTGGGATGACGGGAGCTATCATTTTGCTGACATTCGTTTCGTTGTTCGTCGGCTTGTTCCCGAGATTTATGGTGAGTTCGATCAACAGTGCATTTGATTTGACGATTTATAATGCAAGCTCCAGTCATTACACCCTGAAAGCCATGACGATTGTTGCAGCAACGCTTTTACCCTTTGTGCTGGCTTATCAGGCGTGGAGCTACTTTGTTTTCCATAAGCGTCTCAGTGAAAAGGATCATTTGGAATACTAA
- the cydD gene encoding thiol reductant ABC exporter subunit CydD, whose amino-acid sequence MDRAWFGLKGIRPVMLLLAALSLAQGAAVIVQAIFLAKAVTILFDKQPLVMAWPSLALFFAAFAARHTMIWLQRRAAGRFAEASGASLRERLLARLFERGPVFAAKEGSGKLVTLALDGVDRFRTYLELSIPRMIDMMCVTVLVLVSVFTLDVISGVILTATMPILIGFFILLGLAARKQADKQWRSYRLLSHHFTDSLRGLQTLRFLGCSREHGETVGKVSDQYRTATMRTLRVAFLSSFALDFFSMLSVAFVAVGLGLRLISGSVGLEAALAVLILAPEYFMPVRQLGSDYHASLDGKEAWGAMRSILGTENEAAQQTDSVDILTGSGSTDNTKGDGNALNITGQDTIRLSDICLLNEDGSARLDHISASVEPHMNMIGIVGASGAGKTTLLSLLGGFADPTSGQLDVNGWALAGDTKAEWQQHIAYIPQHPYLFSASLADNIRFYEPKASNEQVEWAINAVGLRELVDSLTNGLDEPIGEAGRTLSGGQAQRIALARALLSNRPVILLDEPTAHLDIETEWELKQTILSVFKHKRVFLATHRLHWMPDMDCVWVMNQGRLEEAGSHKQLVAHKGGYYRLLTGMTEGGDERYESHGQ is encoded by the coding sequence ATGGATAGAGCATGGTTTGGATTAAAGGGCATTCGGCCGGTAATGCTGCTGCTGGCCGCCCTTTCCCTGGCCCAGGGGGCCGCTGTGATTGTGCAAGCGATCTTTTTGGCGAAGGCTGTTACGATTTTATTTGATAAACAACCGCTGGTGATGGCTTGGCCGTCACTGGCGTTGTTTTTCGCGGCTTTTGCGGCGAGGCATACGATGATCTGGCTGCAACGTCGGGCAGCAGGCCGCTTTGCCGAAGCATCAGGCGCTTCCTTGCGGGAGCGTCTGCTTGCTCGTTTGTTTGAGCGAGGACCTGTTTTTGCTGCCAAGGAAGGCAGCGGCAAGCTGGTGACGTTGGCGCTGGATGGAGTGGATCGTTTTCGTACGTATTTGGAACTGTCCATTCCTCGTATGATTGACATGATGTGTGTGACGGTACTTGTGCTTGTGTCTGTTTTCACATTGGACGTGATTTCAGGTGTGATTTTGACAGCTACGATGCCGATCCTGATTGGTTTCTTTATTTTGCTGGGCTTGGCGGCGCGGAAGCAGGCAGATAAACAGTGGCGCTCCTATCGTCTGTTGTCGCATCATTTCACTGATTCGTTGCGCGGCCTACAGACACTTCGGTTTTTGGGCTGTAGTCGGGAGCACGGAGAAACAGTCGGAAAGGTCAGCGACCAGTACCGCACGGCTACGATGCGTACACTGCGGGTCGCGTTCCTGTCCTCTTTTGCTCTCGATTTTTTTAGTATGCTGTCGGTCGCTTTTGTGGCGGTAGGCTTGGGCTTGCGCCTGATTAGCGGATCGGTGGGATTAGAAGCGGCACTTGCGGTACTTATTCTGGCCCCGGAATATTTTATGCCTGTACGCCAGTTGGGATCGGACTATCATGCCTCGCTGGATGGCAAGGAGGCTTGGGGGGCGATGCGCTCCATTCTCGGTACAGAGAATGAAGCGGCTCAGCAAACAGATTCCGTGGATATCCTTACGGGGAGTGGCAGCACAGACAATACTAAGGGTGACGGCAATGCCCTAAATATCACGGGGCAGGATACGATCAGACTATCGGATATATGCCTTCTCAATGAAGACGGTTCAGCACGGCTTGACCACATATCCGCGAGTGTTGAGCCGCATATGAATATGATTGGCATCGTCGGAGCCAGCGGTGCAGGTAAAACAACGCTGCTCAGCTTGCTCGGAGGCTTTGCTGATCCCACCTCGGGCCAACTGGACGTGAATGGATGGGCATTGGCTGGTGATACCAAGGCCGAATGGCAGCAACATATTGCCTATATTCCGCAGCATCCGTACCTGTTCAGCGCTTCCTTGGCGGACAATATCCGGTTTTATGAACCGAAGGCATCCAACGAACAAGTGGAATGGGCGATTAACGCGGTTGGACTGCGTGAGCTGGTGGATAGTCTTACGAATGGATTGGATGAGCCGATTGGTGAAGCGGGCCGGACACTGAGTGGAGGGCAGGCACAGCGGATTGCGTTGGCGCGTGCTTTGCTGAGCAACCGTCCGGTGATTTTGCTGGACGAGCCGACTGCACATTTGGATATCGAGACGGAATGGGAGCTAAAACAGACGATTTTATCTGTTTTTAAACACAAAAGAGTGTTTCTGGCGACGCATCGACTCCATTGGATGCCGGATATGGACTGTGTCTGGGTGATGAATCAAGGTCGTCTGGAGGAAGCAGGATCACATAAGCAATTGGTTGCCCACAAGGGAGGATATTACCGTTTGCTGACGGGAATGACGGAAGGAGGGGACGAACGATATGAGAGCCACGGACAATAA
- the cydC gene encoding thiol reductant ABC exporter subunit CydC — protein MRATDNNGQGWFVLYLRQYFWAFLAAALLGALAIGCAGALLFTSGHLITRSALKPENILMVYVPIVLVRTFGFSKAVIQYLERLVGHDAALRLVSRMRVRLYRAVEPQALMIRSKFRTGDLLSLLAEDIEQLQNIYLKLVLPAISALLIYALGISALGWMDGTFALMMALYCGFLLFIAPAISLWKSLAERRTFKQERNTAYQELTDALFGMSDLVLSGRTGHFLASFTQRQNKTAVVENSLRRGEWRSHWIAQCFVGGGIVMMTVWAGGLVAENRIEATWLASFALVAFPLLDAFVRAGEAVVHAPEYQDSLRRLNDSEKHTPATAVPAPFSASASVHTGQQAAGGKIDEIEAEHVTAQLSGNAGELLLNNVSYRYTATQEWSVRDISLRVLQGGKIALLGRSGAGKSTLLNLIQGALQPDEGSVTVAGAPVYTGGAYSSLFAVLNQQPYLFDTTVANNIRLARPDATLEEVRAVTEQVGLGTLIDSLPDGYDTRMQETGLRFSGGERQRIALARILLQNHPIVLLDEPTVGLDPLTEQELMQTMFRVLEGKTLIWITHHLTGMEHMDEVIFMEQGGISMRGSHEQLWQEQPRYRNLYELDHPGL, from the coding sequence ATGAGAGCCACGGACAATAACGGTCAAGGCTGGTTTGTATTATATCTGAGACAATATTTTTGGGCCTTTCTGGCTGCGGCGCTTTTGGGCGCTCTGGCGATTGGATGTGCAGGCGCATTGCTCTTTACGTCCGGTCACCTGATTACCCGTTCAGCTTTAAAACCGGAGAATATATTGATGGTGTACGTTCCGATTGTGCTTGTACGAACGTTCGGTTTTAGTAAAGCGGTCATTCAGTATCTGGAACGGCTGGTGGGACATGATGCCGCGCTGCGTCTCGTGTCCCGTATGCGGGTACGGCTGTATCGGGCAGTAGAACCGCAAGCGCTTATGATTCGCAGCAAGTTTCGCACAGGGGATCTGTTGAGTTTGCTGGCCGAGGATATTGAGCAGCTTCAAAACATATATTTGAAGCTGGTTCTGCCCGCGATATCGGCGTTGCTCATCTATGCGCTAGGGATTTCAGCACTCGGATGGATGGACGGAACCTTTGCCCTGATGATGGCGCTGTATTGTGGATTTTTACTTTTTATCGCCCCAGCCATCTCGCTGTGGAAATCGCTCGCCGAACGGCGAACGTTCAAGCAGGAACGGAATACAGCCTATCAGGAGCTAACCGATGCTTTATTCGGCATGAGTGACTTGGTGCTGAGCGGTCGGACTGGACATTTTCTGGCTTCCTTCACCCAACGGCAAAACAAGACTGCTGTAGTGGAAAATTCACTTCGGCGGGGCGAATGGCGTTCTCATTGGATCGCACAGTGCTTCGTAGGTGGCGGAATTGTGATGATGACCGTATGGGCTGGAGGGCTGGTAGCGGAGAACCGCATAGAGGCAACATGGCTGGCATCCTTTGCGCTTGTTGCTTTTCCATTGCTGGATGCCTTCGTCCGTGCTGGAGAAGCGGTGGTCCATGCACCGGAGTATCAAGATTCACTACGACGGTTGAATGATTCGGAAAAACATACACCTGCAACTGCCGTACCTGCACCGTTTTCGGCCTCGGCTTCTGTGCATACAGGGCAGCAAGCAGCAGGGGGCAAAATAGATGAAATAGAGGCGGAACATGTTACCGCTCAGTTATCGGGCAACGCAGGTGAGCTGCTGCTGAACAACGTGAGCTACCGCTATACAGCAACGCAAGAATGGAGCGTGCGCGACATTTCCCTGCGTGTGCTGCAAGGAGGCAAGATTGCACTGCTTGGTCGTAGCGGTGCGGGCAAGTCCACACTGCTGAATCTGATTCAGGGTGCATTGCAGCCGGATGAAGGGAGCGTCACTGTCGCAGGTGCCCCCGTGTATACAGGCGGGGCGTATTCCAGCCTGTTTGCAGTGTTAAACCAGCAACCGTATCTGTTCGATACAACGGTAGCGAACAATATTCGGTTGGCGCGGCCTGATGCTACGCTGGAAGAGGTTCGTGCGGTAACTGAGCAGGTGGGACTGGGAACGCTTATTGATTCTTTGCCAGATGGCTATGACACCCGGATGCAGGAAACGGGCCTTCGCTTTTCCGGTGGAGAAAGACAGCGAATTGCGCTGGCGCGGATTTTGCTTCAGAATCACCCAATTGTCCTGCTGGATGAACCAACCGTAGGACTCGATCCGCTAACAGAGCAGGAACTGATGCAGACGATGTTTCGTGTACTGGAGGGCAAAACGCTCATCTGGATTACACATCATCTGACCGGAATGGAGCATATGGACGAGGTGATCTTTATGGAGCAGGGCGGCATATCCATGCGAGGCAGTCACGAGCAGCTCTGGCAGGAGCAGCCCCGATACCGCAACCTGTATGAGCTGGATCATCCCGGTCTGTAA
- a CDS encoding sensor histidine kinase, with protein sequence MYRGVRHLMNNMRMRNKLLFSYVLIVMIPVLVVGGCVTFYLREQALDSAIAQTVNNVEKIKSQTANLLRVPTDISNGLMFDKRLREMANRRYSGMVELMNAYHQYKDFNEYVQQYREIATIRFYSYNPTLVNNLEFIPIDSGIEQQKWFQTALKGTAINWFYIQDKEDNPVNRLSLVRQIPFPEYNTKGVLMIALSQTELNNMLSKEPFETLIVDRNGIVVAATHTQSVGQTLVDLHLGFDVQGAGKGIYEAKINGKSSNIIVDELLPASSVSGLTIISVFSTEHIVQGANRISLIGALCVLAVLIMALILITMISWLITKRLQRLSHELGKVAAGDFHVVSSVEGMDEIGDLSRRFNYMVASIRQLMGQVYEASEKNNKLEIAQKDIKLKMMASQINPHFLFNALESIRMKAHLNGEAEIATTVRLLGRLMRRNLEIGSGKTTVRQELDMVRSYLQIQQFRFGNRLIYEVNLEESAEEMSIPPLIIQPLVENAVIHGLENKEEPVTVKVDISMELRELQIKVADDGVGMEAEQLARLLDRITGTEELEGSSIGLRNVHQRLTLMYGEHYGLHMESVPQEGTTVTFSIPKKEESNV encoded by the coding sequence ATGTATCGTGGAGTTCGACATCTGATGAATAATATGCGTATGCGAAATAAGCTACTGTTCTCCTACGTGCTGATTGTCATGATCCCGGTGCTGGTGGTGGGCGGCTGTGTCACGTTTTATTTGCGAGAGCAGGCTCTGGACAGCGCGATTGCCCAAACGGTGAACAACGTGGAAAAGATCAAGAGCCAAACTGCCAATTTACTGCGCGTACCCACGGATATTTCAAATGGGCTGATGTTCGATAAAAGGCTGAGGGAGATGGCGAATCGCCGTTATTCGGGCATGGTAGAGCTGATGAATGCGTATCATCAATACAAGGACTTTAATGAGTATGTACAGCAGTATAGAGAGATTGCGACCATTCGGTTTTATTCGTATAATCCCACGCTTGTTAATAATCTGGAATTTATCCCTATAGACTCTGGCATTGAGCAGCAGAAGTGGTTCCAGACGGCCTTGAAGGGGACGGCGATTAACTGGTTTTATATTCAGGATAAAGAGGACAACCCGGTAAACCGGCTGAGTCTGGTGAGGCAAATTCCCTTTCCCGAATACAATACCAAGGGAGTTCTGATGATTGCGCTGAGCCAGACGGAGCTGAACAATATGCTCAGCAAGGAGCCATTTGAGACGTTGATTGTGGATCGCAATGGAATTGTGGTCGCGGCTACCCATACACAGTCCGTGGGTCAAACATTGGTGGATCTGCATTTGGGCTTTGATGTTCAGGGTGCGGGTAAGGGGATATATGAAGCAAAAATAAACGGGAAATCCTCGAACATTATTGTGGATGAGCTGCTGCCAGCCTCAAGTGTGAGCGGATTGACGATTATTTCGGTGTTTTCGACGGAACACATTGTACAGGGAGCGAACCGAATCAGCTTGATCGGCGCATTGTGTGTTCTTGCGGTGCTGATCATGGCTTTGATTCTGATTACGATGATTTCCTGGCTGATCACCAAACGGCTACAGCGATTGAGCCATGAGCTGGGTAAGGTGGCTGCGGGGGATTTCCATGTCGTGTCGAGTGTGGAGGGGATGGATGAAATCGGGGACTTGTCCCGCCGCTTCAACTATATGGTCGCCAGCATCCGCCAGTTGATGGGGCAGGTTTATGAAGCGAGTGAGAAAAACAACAAGCTCGAAATAGCACAAAAGGATATCAAGCTAAAAATGATGGCAAGCCAGATTAACCCGCACTTCCTGTTTAATGCGCTGGAGTCTATTCGAATGAAGGCACATCTGAACGGGGAGGCGGAGATTGCAACGACGGTGCGTTTGCTTGGCCGATTGATGCGGCGGAATCTGGAGATTGGAAGCGGTAAAACGACAGTGCGTCAGGAACTGGATATGGTGCGATCCTATTTACAAATTCAGCAGTTCCGGTTTGGAAATCGTTTGATCTATGAAGTCAATCTGGAAGAAAGTGCTGAGGAAATGTCCATTCCTCCATTAATTATACAGCCGCTGGTGGAGAACGCAGTTATTCATGGCCTAGAAAACAAGGAAGAACCGGTTACCGTGAAAGTCGATATTTCGATGGAGCTACGCGAGTTGCAAATAAAAGTAGCCGACGATGGAGTTGGCATGGAGGCAGAACAGTTGGCCCGTCTGCTGGACCGTATAACAGGCACGGAAGAGCTGGAAGGGAGCAGTATTGGTCTGCGTAATGTTCACCAGCGTCTGACACTGATGTATGGTGAACATTATGGTCTGCACATGGAGAGTGTACCGCAGGAAGGAACAACCGTAACCTTTTCAATACCCAAGAAGGAGGAGTCGAATGTATAA
- a CDS encoding cytochrome ubiquinol oxidase subunit I, with the protein MDVLELARLQFATTTILHFVYVPISIGLSLLVAIMETMYVIKKNDLYKKMAQFWGTFLLINFAVGVVTGILQEFQFGMNWSDFSRFVGDVFGTPLAIEALLAFFLESTFIGLWVFGWERLSKAVHLTCMWLVSIGTMLSALWILSANSFMQRPVGYEIHNGRAEMKDFFALLTNEQLLWEFPHTLFAAIATGAFLVAGISAWKLMHKKNLDFFKPSFKVSIIVALISSMLIPMFGHGQAQYLVETQPMKMAASEALWENSGDPAPWTVVAWIDPEKKENSFEFKLPYLLSLLSYNKLSGAVLGMNELQAQYEKAYGPGNYIPPVRTTFWSFRIMIATGCAMIVLALYGAYLTFRKKLEGSHRWFFRLMMLGISLPFIGNTAGWIMTEVGRQPWTVFGLLQTKDSVSPTVVAGEVLFSLISFTALYLILTGVLAFLFVRTARKGPDIESHQETVIHDPFAQGGDTIVFK; encoded by the coding sequence ATGGACGTATTAGAATTGGCACGGTTGCAGTTTGCGACCACAACGATTCTTCACTTTGTTTATGTGCCGATCTCCATTGGATTGTCGTTGTTGGTGGCAATTATGGAGACCATGTATGTAATCAAAAAAAATGATTTGTACAAAAAAATGGCTCAATTCTGGGGAACTTTTTTGCTGATTAACTTTGCAGTAGGCGTGGTCACCGGGATTTTGCAGGAGTTCCAGTTCGGGATGAACTGGTCTGACTTCTCCCGTTTTGTCGGTGATGTGTTCGGTACGCCGCTGGCGATTGAGGCACTGCTTGCCTTTTTCCTGGAATCAACCTTTATTGGATTGTGGGTATTCGGCTGGGAACGCCTGTCCAAAGCAGTCCATTTAACCTGTATGTGGCTGGTATCCATCGGTACGATGCTGTCCGCCCTGTGGATCTTGTCAGCCAATTCATTCATGCAGCGTCCAGTAGGATATGAGATTCATAACGGTCGCGCAGAAATGAAAGATTTTTTCGCTCTGTTGACGAACGAGCAACTGTTGTGGGAGTTTCCTCACACACTGTTTGCGGCTATTGCGACAGGAGCTTTTCTCGTCGCGGGTATAAGCGCCTGGAAGCTGATGCACAAAAAGAATCTGGACTTTTTCAAGCCTTCTTTCAAAGTAAGTATTATTGTCGCATTGATTAGTTCGATGCTGATTCCGATGTTTGGTCACGGACAGGCTCAATATTTGGTGGAAACACAGCCAATGAAGATGGCTGCCAGTGAAGCCCTGTGGGAAAACAGCGGCGACCCGGCGCCTTGGACGGTTGTGGCGTGGATTGACCCTGAAAAGAAGGAAAACAGCTTTGAATTTAAGCTTCCTTATCTCCTGAGTTTGTTGTCCTATAATAAGCTGTCCGGCGCGGTATTGGGGATGAATGAGCTTCAGGCACAATATGAAAAAGCTTATGGCCCGGGCAATTATATTCCGCCAGTACGTACTACATTTTGGAGCTTCCGCATTATGATTGCGACCGGATGTGCCATGATTGTACTTGCTTTGTACGGCGCTTATCTGACATTCCGTAAAAAATTGGAGGGTTCGCATCGTTGGTTCTTCCGTTTGATGATGCTCGGCATATCCCTTCCATTCATTGGAAATACTGCGGGTTGGATCATGACAGAAGTGGGGCGTCAGCCTTGGACTGTCTTTGGTTTACTTCAAACCAAAGATTCCGTTTCGCCTACCGTTGTGGCAGGGGAAGTGCTGTTCTCACTGATCTCGTTTACCGCATTGTATTTAATTTTAACGGGTGTGCTGGCGTTCCTGTTCGTCCGTACGGCTCGCAAAGGTCCGGATATTGAATCACATCAGGAAACGGTAATCCATGATCCATTTGCTCAAGGGGGTGACACCATTGTCTTTAAATGA
- the def gene encoding peptide deformylase, with protein MSNLPMDMLLTKDIVREGEPILRTKVDPVCLPLREEELQQMRWMMDYLKNSQNEELATRYDLRPGVGLSANQVGLNKRMCAIYYQDGDKTVEYALFNPKLVSHSTSMIYLEQGEGCLSVDRYIPGYVPRYEKIRIKANLPDGTQELLTFKGYAAIVVQHEMDHLDGIMFYDRINPDDPQKLPQGVHIEPFVRE; from the coding sequence ATGAGCAATCTACCGATGGACATGCTTCTCACGAAGGATATCGTGCGCGAAGGGGAACCGATTTTGCGTACGAAGGTTGATCCGGTATGCCTGCCGCTGCGTGAAGAGGAACTTCAACAGATGCGGTGGATGATGGATTATCTGAAAAATAGTCAAAATGAAGAGCTGGCAACCCGTTATGATCTGCGCCCGGGTGTGGGATTATCAGCCAACCAGGTAGGTCTGAACAAAAGAATGTGTGCGATCTATTATCAGGATGGAGACAAAACGGTCGAGTATGCATTGTTTAATCCCAAGCTGGTCAGCCACTCGACGTCCATGATTTATTTGGAACAGGGCGAAGGCTGCTTGTCAGTGGATCGTTACATACCCGGATATGTCCCGCGTTATGAAAAAATTCGCATTAAGGCTAATTTGCCGGACGGAACGCAGGAACTGCTGACTTTCAAAGGCTATGCAGCGATTGTGGTACAGCACGAAATGGACCATTTGGATGGCATCATGTTCTATGACCGTATTAACCCGGACGATCCTCAAAAGCTGCCGCAGGGTGTGCATATCGAACCTTTTGTGCGTGAATAG